A window of Glycine soja cultivar W05 chromosome 13, ASM419377v2, whole genome shotgun sequence genomic DNA:
AAATAAGAAATTCAGAAGGAATTAAGAAAGGCTCTACAGAAACCGTCCGACTCAGATTGTATATATTGATCATGTGTTCATGTATCTAATGCAAGGGTCCAGAATCAGCAGCAAATGTAGTTCAAAATTACCAGCAGTGCAATACTAACTATCCCTTTTACTCCAGCATTCATAAGAATATCATTGGAGGAGTTTATAGTatagtgataaaaaattatttttcaaagccAAATGTGACAATTGCATGCATTTGCAAAACTTCCAAATGGTGATTCCTTCCCAAATGCATAAACCCTGTATTGTATTTATGATCACAAAGTGcccatcaaaataataataaaaagtactaCTAGACAGCTACCTATGTAAGACCATCAATCATAACAACGAAGTGCCAACTAGAGCAAaacataagtactaaaaaatagAGTGGAATGCTTTAAATCCTAAATTGCACACAACAACATCAATTAAAGCCCTTTCCCACTGGAGGGAGATGGCAACGTGGGTCAAATGACACCAATATTTTCTATCAAAAATCAAATCTTAAGTTGCACatgctaaaaaaatatctataaaagatttagttaaattttgtttagaaaGAGCATTATATACCTATGATCAAATCCAAACAACAAACCTTGTCCTATTTAATCTcattctattttattctactCAGAAAAACTTGACTCAACCAGGTGTAGCAATATGAAAAAACAGTTAAATACTGTTCTCCTAAAATCGTTAGCTATAAGATGGAGGTCTAGGAATCATCTTATATACCTAAGAATACATTTCCAAAATAGTGTTATAGATTACTGCACCTTGAGAATTTAGCTAGAAATCCAGCACAACAATCTTGAAGAGCAGTAAGGTTAGGAGAATCTTTGATGCTAACACAATCTACATTATTGCCACTAAAAAAGTGCCGGTCCAGGGGCTTTCTCAAGTCAAAATCATTACAGTAATCATGCTGACCACCTGCAATGTAATACACTACATGATTTGGCATATTCATTAATACGCAAATGTTCCATTTCGATAGAACATCATAAAAATTGATCATAAATGCTTGTCCTATATTCTTTCCATTGTTCAGTTTAGAATTAGTTTCCTTAATTCCTCATTATCTCTAACTCTTAGGAGtgtttatcatattttattatctcctcatgatttttttttctaattagctAGGATTATCATTAGTATAAATAAGGGTTAGTAATCTAGGTTTCTAGGTTTTATGAACATATCAAATATATCACTACACTGTATAAATTTCATTACATAATAGAATATTATATAAAGtatctcttctctccctctatACCTAGAACCACATAATTTCAATTCaacacataattaaaataactacaATGCAAATTGACATATAATAAATGGTCCATAGTGATATTTAGATAGGCATGTATTGCTTACTTGTcacaagaaggaaaaaaaaaactagcaccacaaatgataatttaattgAAGAACAAACAATGGAAAGAAGAGTATAGACAAACTTACCATTATTAGTGTTCAGATTTAGCTGAGGCTCACCAAAATACTTTTTGTATTGCCAAGCGATTCTTAGATCCTTTTCCTGTAATTATAAGTGCAATAACTAAATCAtattaccacaaaaaaaaaaaaagtaattatgcATTTCACAAAGTGCAAAGGTTGAAGAAAAGTACATGGCTAAGATCTGAAGATTTATTATCCCCTTTGGGTGACGCCGGACTAGGCAAAGTACCGAGAAAACTTTTAGGATCTCTAGATGCACTAGCATACAAGAGTGGCTGTTTTTGCACAAGTCCTTGAGACATAAAATTTCTCAATAGAAGCATATGATGAGGTGCTTCAGGATCTTCCATAACCATGACAAGGCTACCCAGAGAAAAACCACCACCTAAAATCTCTattcaaaaggaaagaaaagaagcaaGCATGAGAATCTTCTACAAAAAGACACTACGCATGAATATTATAAAACTACATAACTCATTCATTTACTACATGGTCTATTAAAAGGAAGTCAAAGAGATAATTACTGTCCAGATCTGGAATCCCAGATGAAATGAACATTGTCCCATTAGGGCCATGCTTAAGTCCAGGATTCTGAGATGTCACAGTTGATACATTGCGAGAGAAGCTACTAACTCGAGCCCTGGTTGCAGCCATTCTGCATCAAAACTTTACAGTTTGCCACTCTGAGACCTGAGGAAGCAAAGAGTACATGTTTATGTGGGTCCACCCAATGGGCAGCAACTTGTGTCAAAAAAACGGTTTCAAAGACCACATGAGCAAATAGCAAACATCATAAAAATTGTGATGTATAAAAtgcaacaaaggaaatcaaaccaATTTATTAACCAAAAACAAAGCTCAAAGTCATAAATACATATTAAATGCATAAATGAGTTTGCTtcgaatttcaatttctatcaAAACCAAAATATTAATCTACACCACACCTTAAGTAATTGAAGCCTGCTAATTTCAAACACAAAAAGGGACCAAACTCAATGGTGCTTTTGTCCAAGCAAGATAAGGGAAGCTTTAACCATGGGGATGtgtttcttacaaaaaaaaGGACTATAtgcaaaagatttttttttttatttttaccaagactagattacaactttttcaaaaacaagggaccaatagaaaaaatataaatatttaaatggaacaaaaacatatttatcccAAAACTATCCTAAACCATATAAAAAGAAGCTTAGAcacaaactaattaattagaagCAATAACAATATCCATGTTTTATCACAGGACAGGAATGTAAGGAAGCAATTAAATCTCAGTTCAAATACACGGCTATATCTAACTTCCACGGCTATATCTAACTTCCAAGGCAAACAaaccttaaaataaacaaaaaaaaaattacaaaactaagaATGAAGCTTTGTGCAGGCATATCATCAAACACATGGTGTGCAAGCAACAGAAATTTCGATTTTTCCTACACAAAGCACACCAATCTAAATTTCTCAATTCAGAAACATATCTTAGGCAAATATTGAGCACTTAAAAGAATCGAAGcattaaatgatcataaatattAGCCACACGCAAGAAATATGAACAAGTCCTACTATGAACCAAAAGAAGAGAACGAAAGAAGTGGGTTAGTAGAAAACCTGAGAGAAGGAAATAGAGTTGGGTTTTACTTTGAAGTTTGAAAGCAGCGAGTTTGAGTTGGTGAGTTCGAAGTTTTTGTTCAAGAGactttctgttttatttttcgcacaatttgaatttgttgtgtttgtttgttgggTTAGAATTTAACTCCACTCGTTGGGTGGAAGAACAAGTCCCAGAAGTAGAACAGGCATAAGATTTCTCCTTAACAGTCTCCATAACTAATCAAGTATtagaaattattgaaaaatactttaaattaatttttaattattagtaaaatatgtcaatttagaaattaaattgataaatatttaatattttaagaattacttatataattttattaatttaataactatttagaaaaaaataatacttaattagtaaaatgataatttattctataaataaatacgTCACTTAGTATAAATCCGGTAACACACATTTATCATTATTCTTTGGCAAATACTAAGAAATAGGATTGAGCCTAAAACAAAATGAGAGGGACAAAAAAACCATGAAAATGctcaaaataaagaagaaatcaaGCAAAAGTAAACTCATagaaaaatgaacaaatgatcAGGGTCGTGCTTAGGCCTCAATTAAGGTTCctgatttttttacattattaaaaaaattaattttaattttaattattaggttataaattttattgtgttatttgtaGTTAACTTGTTAATAAGATTAATTAATAGGTGTTGTTGAATTACACTTTGTTTGAGAAGACCTGTGTTTGATTGTTTAGAGAGATGAAAATTTTTACATACGACTAAGATCTAGACTAAGGATTAAGTCACCTTagtacattttaattatatttttctttattctagCAACATACCATTGAAATCATTGTAATCATCTAAATTTTTTCCTTCCATTTGGGTTAATTTGTTTttggaaaaatgtaaattatattaagccCAAAATattacaacaaaaaacaaagcaTACCCCACAACAAGCAAAGAACAAAAGTCTCCCTAACACAAGAAGGCCCTGAACAAGATCCTAATAAAGATGCAACATATGTGACTATCTATAAACAAGGAATTTAATCTTGTTAATAACTTCAGttacagaaaaatgaaaattctcaaAAAGCAATTGGTTCCTAGACATCCAGATGCAGTAGACCGTAGTTGTCAAAGCCAAGCATCGAAATTTGCCCCAAATACCAGAGGTGGCTCTACCACGGATGAGTGAACTGATAGTGCGCTGCAATGAAATAGTTTGCCTGTGGAAAGGTATCTAGTCTCGAATATGTGCCCATACTCATAGAGAAATtcagcaagaaaagaataaatgagCATGGAACTCTGTCTCATTTGTGCACAAAGGGCAGAGGAGACCCTTGTTTAGGAAAGCAACTCTGTCAAAAGTGAGCAGGCGATTCTTGGTAGCAAGCCAAAGAATAAAAGACATCTTTGGTGGAATGGCAGGATTCCAAATAACAGAACTCCAGTTGACAACAGGCTTGGTCCCTTTGATGTAATCATAAACTTTCCCAACAAGCAACTGTTCATTGCTACTCCAAGAGTTTAACATTTGTTTGCCAGCCTCTACATTGCCATCTTTGGTGATGATGATGTCCCTGAtctgaataatcttcttaatCAACACTAAGTCTGAAGAGGAACTGATAAAGTCCCAAACATTGTCTCCTTTGAAATAATAATGGTGGACCCATCGGACCCaaagagaatctttcttagagTGCAAGTCCCAAAGAATGCGGGACAAGAGGGCAAGGTTCcagtccttgagattaaaaAGACCCAAACCCCCATCTTTTTTGGGCGAGCAAACGTCGGACCAAGCCACCAAGGGTTTGTTTTTACCTACATCGGCTTTGCCCCAAAGAAAGTTGTGGCAAGAAGCAATTATCCTGTCCAAAATAGATTGGGGCAAAGGGAAGATACCCATCCAGAAGTTAGCAATACCCTGAATGACAACCCTGATTAGTTCCACTTTCCCTGCATATGATAGAGATTTTCTACTACATCCCTGAATAAGGCAAGTGATCTGAGAAAGCTAGGGAGCATAGTGGCAGACATTGAGCCTAGAAGATAAGAGGGGAACACCCCAAGTATCTAAAAGGAAAACTGCCCAGGCTAAATCCAGTGAGCTGTTGGATATCAGAAAGCACATTTGGGCCCATTCCAGATGAGTAGATGGCTGACTTATTGGAGCTGATGGATAATTTTGAGACATTGCAAAAGTGCTGTAATTTGGCAAAAATTGCAGACACAGAAGGCAAGTCTCCTCTGGATAGGAGCAAAATGTTATCAGCAAAAGCCAAATGAGAAAGTTGAGCAACTGCACAGTTTGGATGAAACTGAAAGTTGACATTATCCTTAAGGCTTTGCAGATCGCGGGAAAAATACTccaaacagagaaaaaaaaaaggtaaggggaAAGAGGATCCACTTGCCTTAGATCACGCTGCCCTTTGAAATGACCATAAATGGATCCATTAACTGCCACGCTGAAGGAGGTGGTAGAGATACATTCCATAATCCAGGCACAAAACTGAGTTGGGAATCCAACAAACTTGAGCATCCACTCCAAGAACTCCCAAGAAATGGAATCATATGCCTTATGCAAGTCAATTTTCAAAAGGCATCTGGGAGAAATCCTCTTGCGGGCAAATTTGTGTAGGAGCTCTTGAACAAGGAAAATGTTGTCCATCATTTTCCTATTCTTAAGAAAAGCAGATTGGGATTCACCAATAATAATCTCCAGCACCGGGGCCATACAGTTTGCCAAAATCTTAGACATAATCTTGTACAACAAGTTGCAGCAAGAGATTGGTCTAAAGTGATTCACCTGGGAAGCTTGGTCTATCTTAGCGATGAGAGCAATAATGGCATGATTGATCTGCTTTAAGATTTTACCTGAAATGAAGAATTCATTGACCGCTGCAAAGATATCATCCCCTGTGATGTTCCAAGCCTTTTAAAAGAATAAGGCATTGTAGCCATCAGGATCGGGAGCTTTATTATTGTCCATCACAGAAATTATATTCCAGACATTTTGCTTTATAATAGGACTAAGTAAGGCGGCAAAGCAATCAATGGGAACTTTTGGACCCAAGTTGCAGATTGATAGGGATGCAACTTGGTGCAACTATTGAGCACTAAACAAATCCTTGAAGTGATTGACAAAAGCATGGGCAGTTTTAGATTGGGAGGAAGTGCATTGACCATTACCCAACCTTATTGCAACAATAAATTGGTGGTGCCTATTACACTTGATTAAGGAATGGAAAAATTTAGAGCATCTATCAGCTTGTAGGAGATACTTGTTCTTAATGAGTTGAGCTACCTTCATAGACTCTGCTTTCCTAAGCAGGATAATCTGCCCTCTTGTACGATTAGCCTGAGTGAGAAGGGAAGAGTTCAAAGGATTTTGCCGGAGGGAACTAAGCAGGCTATTATACTCGGCTTCAGCTAGCTCCACTTGATTAGAGATATGACTGAACTCTTGGTTATACAAAAACTTCAAATGAGCTTTAAGAGATTTCAATCTCTTACTAACTTTGAACATGCTAAAACCATTAACTTGGTGGCTCCAGCCATCTgcataattcttaaaaattatggGTGATCCACAATAGCATTATTAAACTTAAAGGGCGAATTAGCTCTGGGCACCACCAACTCTGTGGTCACAACTAGAGGAGTGCGGTCTAAAATAGATTCAAAATCCATCACTTCACAAGAAGAGTTATCGAAGGAATTGAATCAGAGCTGATTGCAGAGGGCTCAGTCTAATTTGCTCCAAACTCTACCATTAGTCCAAGTGAACACGGGACCATGACTATTAATGCTCCCTAACCCAAGGTCAGAATAACAGTCCGCAAAATCCTGCAACTCATAAGCACTGGTTTCAGCTCCATTGAACCGGTTAGTGGGAGAGAGGATGGTATTGAAATCACCAATTAGTAGACAAGGGTAGCTCAGAGTAGCACTAATATTGTTCAGATTAATCCATAAATATCTTCTAGCCACGACAGAGTGAAAACCATATATGAAAGAAGCCAGGAATTGCTTGCCTGTAATTTTACAGTCGATGGAACAATGAATCAATTGAGCACTGGATTGCAACACTGATAGGTTAACTTTTTCAGGTTTCCAGAGGATGAGGATCCTACCTGCGTTATGAGAAGTAAAGTTGTGGATGAAGTTCCAATCTCCAAACTTTCTTTTCATTGTATCCTCCACTGAAACAGTATTCATTTTAGTTTCCAAAACGGCCATCACATTAACTTCCTTGCTGCAAAGGAAGCTCTGCATCGCATGATGCTTTAGAGGCAAATTAAAGCCTCTGATATTCCAGGAGGCGATAATCATTGATTATGACGGGAAGGACCCTCCCCGACATGATTGCTAGTTTTTTGAAGCCTTCCTTTTTGCAAATCTAACTGCATCGCCTCAATACGGGGTGCCTATTGGAGTTgcactttctttcctttttctgtgGTTTGGTTTTCACCTGAACAAACCCATTAGGATCAACATTCTCGGAATTCACTGCTCTTGCAATATCAGTAGGATTTTGAAGAACAGGAACATTATTTGTTGTCTGTGACTGCTGTATGCAAGGTGGAATAGACAGCTAAGCCTAGTCTTCCTTTTGTTTTCCAGAGGGATTGGAAGCGTTGGTCTCTATGAGAGCTTTTACCTCAGAAACTTAAGGTTGAACCGTGGGGGGACATGTTGTGGTGTTTATTCTATGGTCAAGCTTAGCAACAGGCACAACTTTACATTTTGTTAATCGGTGCCCGATCATTTTATAGTGGATACAAAAAGATGGCCTATTCTCATATTCGATATTTTGGATGAATGTCTTACCAGTAGGAAGTCTAAAGCGAACCTCTTCAATAAGCTCCAAGGAAGCATCAACTTCCACCAGAGCTCAAGCAAATGAGATAGATCCCTTGGATGCAGTAAGGTGGTCTGTGGGAATGGGTGAACCAACCTTGGACAGAATTTTCCCTAAAGCTTGGGGATTCCATAGCTCAAGGGGAAGGTTTCGGAGCTTAACCCAGACTGGAATCTTACTGAGCTCCTCATTACCAAAATCAAAGAAAACAGGCATAACTTTCAGCAAAAGGGGCCTTTGGAATATGAAATAGGGACTTGCAAATAGAACCTGATTCAAATCATCTTCTGACTCAAATTTGAATACCAGCCAACCACTTTCATGAGTCAAGTATGAGAACTTCATGCCCCATTTTTGGCAGCATTCCAGCAAAGCTTTCTTTCCTGGGAAACGGCCAGCCACATAGCCTATAAGGTTGTGTCCCCATGCCTCTTCCAGAGGCTACAAATCTGCTTCATCTAGTAGcacctcaccttcagaggatggAGGGGAAAACTTCAGGCCAAAGCCCTTGGATGGTTTTCTGTTATCCTTGAATAGATTGATCCAAGGTGTGGAAGCCTCTTTGTTGCCTACTTGAGGTGCTGAATCAGATCCACTAGAGGGAGATGAATCTTCATCCGTGGATGAATCATCTTCTTCTAGAGTGTAGGAATCATTCAGGGAAGTTTCAGTCTCCGCAGTACAGCCATACGATTTATCAAACACCTAGTGTGCTACAACTTTGGTTGCTACAGAACTTGACCCTGGCTTTTTGTCGAGCACCAGGGGTGTAGAATTTCCCTGTGGAGTTGGGCAAGTAGTTCTAGCATCTTGGGCTACAACAATGCCCCCAGCCAGACCAGTGGTGGGAGATACCCGAGCTTCACCTGCACCTGAAGTCGAACCCTTTAAGACAAGTTGCTTGGTAGCTTTATGTGATTTTTGGCCCTTATTTTTCCCCATCAGGTGCCTATCAAGGACTGGAAGATAGCACCTGTGGGAAAAAATGCTACTACTTCGAGGCCCAAGAAGAGAGGAGGTAGTGAGGACAAACTCACTTTTAAGGCACAAGGTCCGTGGCTGGAAGACCTGGACAGATTCAAGGAACAGGAGAAATCAGTACCACCAGCGTCAATAGAAGTCTGGAGTATCTCTCCGACGATGGCAAGGCCACTAGGCAGCACCCAAGGAGGGAGAGTGACTTCGTGATGGGGAGGTTACTGAAAGCACCCTAGGAGAGAGAACAGAGCTTTTTCCTAGGAGAGAGAaactgactttttttttttttgggaaaaatgtaaattatactAAACCCAAAATAGTACAACAATGAATGGGGCATACCCCGTAactaacaaaacaaaagtcTCTCTAATACAAGCAGACCTAAACCAAGATCCTAACACCGATGTAGTAGATGCGATTGTCTATacacaaaaaatttaatcatgttaataatttcaattacagaaaattgataattctCGAAAAGCAATTTGTTCCTGGACATCCACATACTATAAACTGTTGTTGCCAAAGCCAAGCATCGAAATCCTCCCCGAGCACCTGAGGTGGCTCTACTACTAATGAAAGAGCTGATAGTGCGTTGCATTGAAATGGTTTGTTTGTGGAGAGGAATCTAGTCTCTAATGTGCGCACAAACTCAGAGAGACATTCTGCAAGAAAAGAACAGGTGGGCATGTGACTCAGCCTCATTTGTGAAAAGAGGGTAGAGGACACCCTTGTTCAGGAAGGAAATTTTGTCAAGAGTGAGCAGGCGATTCTTAGCTAGCCAAAGGATAAAAGACATCTTTGGCGGAATGGCTAGATTCTAGATAACAGAACTCCAGTTGACGATAGGCTTGGTTTATCTAATGTAGTCATAAACTTTCCCCACAATCAACTGCTCATTTTTGCTCCAGGAGTGCACCATCTGTTTTGTAGCCTCTACATTACCTTCTCTGGCAATGATGATGTCCCTGATGTGAATAATCTTCATTAACACTGAGTTTGAAGAAAAGCAAATAAAGTCCCAAACATCACCTCCTTTGAAATAATAATGGTGGACCCAACGGACCCACAGGAAATCCTTCTTCGAGTGAAAGTCCCACAAAATGCGGGACAAGAGGGCAAGGTTCcagtccttgagattaaaaAGGCCCAGACCCCCTTTTTTTTGGGCAAGCAGACATTGGACCATGCCACCAAGGGTTTGCTCTTACCTACGTCGACTTTACCCCACAGAATGTTCCGGCAAGAAGCGTTGATCCTATCCAAAATTGATTGGGGCAAGGGGAAAATGCCCATCTAGAAATTTGCAATTCCCTGAATAACATCCCTGATTAGCTCCACTTTCCCTGCATAATAGAGTGATTTCCTGCTCCAACCTTGAATAAGGCAAGTGATCTGGGAAAGTAAGGGAGCATAGTGGCAGACATTGAGCCTAGAAGATAAGAGAGGAACACCCAAGTATCTAAAAGGAAAAATGCCCATGCTAAAACCAGTGAGCTGTTGAATATCGGAAAGTACATCTGGCCTTATACCCGTTGAGTAAATGGCTGACTTGCTGGAGCTGATGGATAGCCCTGAGACACTGTAAAAGTGTTGAAGTTTGGCAAAAATTGTAGACACAAAAGGCACATTTCCTCTGGACAAGAGCATAATGTCATTAGCAAAAGATAAATGAGAAAGTTGAACAACTGCACAATTTGGATGAAACTGAAAGTTGACATCTTCCTTGAGGCTTTGCATGTCGCGGGAAAAGTACTCCAAACAGAGAACAAACAGATAAGGGGAAAGAGGATCCCCTTGTCTTAGACCCCGCTGCCCTTTGAAGTGGTCATATATGGATCCATTTATCgcaacactaaaagaggtggaAGAGATACACTCCATAATCCAGGCACAAAACTGAGGAGGGAAACCAATACACTTGAGCATCCACTCCAAGAACTCTCAAGAAATGGAATCATACGCCTTGTGCAGGTCGATTTTTAAGAGGCATCTAGGAGAAGTCCTTTTGTGAGCATATTTGCGCAAAAGCTCTTGAACAAGGAAAATGGTGTCCATCATTTTCCAGTTCCTTAGAAAAGTAGATTGGGACTCACCAATGATAATCTCAAGCACCGGGGCTATACCGTTAGCCAAAATCTTAGACACTATCTTGTACAACAGGTTGCAGCAAGATATAGGTCTAAAGTGATTCACCTGGGAAGCTTGTTCTGTCTTGGGAATGAGCGCGATAATGGCATGATTGATCTGTTTTAAGATCTTTCCTGAAATGAAGAATTCATTGACTGCAGCAAAGATATTGTCCCCTATGATGTTCCAAGCCTTTTTGAAGAATAAAGCATTGTAGCCATCAGGATCGGGAGCTTTATTATTATCCATCACTGAGATTACATTCTAGACACCTTACTTAGTAATAGGACTAAGTAAGGCAGTGACGCAATCAGTGGGAACTTTTGGCCACGAGTTGCAGATCGAAAGGGCAGCCTCCTGATGCAGCTCCTGAGCACTAAACGGCTTCTTGAAGTGATTCACAAAAGCATGGGCAATTTCAGATTGGGAGGAAGTGCTTTGACCATTTCCTAGCTTTATTGCAGCAATAAAACAGTTGTGCCTATTACGCTTGATCAAGGCGTGGAAAAAATTTGATCATCTGTCAGCTTGCAAAAGATACTTGTTTTTAATGAGCTGAGCATTCTTCATAGATTCTACTTTCCTAACCATGATAGTCTGTGCCCTTGCACGGTTAGCCTGTGAGAGGAGGGAGGAATCATGAGGATTCTGCCGGAGGGAGTTAAGCATGCTATTATACTCGGCTTCAGCTAGCTCCACTCTGCTAGAGATATGGATGAACTCCTGCTTATACAAAAACTTCAAAGGAGCTTTAAGAGCTTTCAATCTCTTACAGACCTTGAACATGCTACAGCCACTAACATAGTAGCTCTAGCCAAATGCAACAATGCTTAAAAAATCTGGGCGATCCACAATAGCATTATTAAACTTGAAAGGGGAATTACCTCTAGGCAACACCAAATCAGTGGTCACAACCAGAGGAATATGGTCTGAAATAGCTTCAAAATCCATCACTTCACAAGCAAAATTATCAAAGGAGTTGAACCAGTGTTGGTTGCAAAGGGCCCGATCTAATTTACTCCAAAATCTGCCATTAGTCCAAGTGAACAAAGGACCATGACTGTTAATGCTCCCTAATCTAAGATCAGAATAACAATCCACAAAGTCTTGCAACTCATAGGCAGTGGTTTCTGCACCATTGAACCGGTCAGTGGGTGAGGGGATGGAGTTGAAGTCACCAATAAGGAGCCAGGGGCAACTCATGGAACCACTAATGTTGTTCAAATTAATCCATAAAGATCTTCTAGCCACAATAGAATGAAGACCATAAATGAAAGAGACCTGGAGATGTTTGCTAGTAATTTTGCAGTCAATGGAACAGTGAATCAACTGAGCATTTGATTCCATGACTGAAAGATTAACTTTATCCTGCTTCTAAAGGATGAGAATCCTGCCTGCATTATGAGAAGAAAAGTTATGGATGAAGTTCCAATCgccaaaatttattttcatagtaTCCTCAATTGAAACTTTATTCAATTTAGTTTCCAAAATGGCCATCACATTAACTTCCTTGCTGTGAAGGAAGCTTTGCATCGCATGATGCTTCAGAGGCAAATTAAAGCCTCTGATATTCCCAGAT
This region includes:
- the LOC114381305 gene encoding elongator complex protein 4-like, producing the protein MAATRARVSSFSRNVSTVTSQNPGLKHGPNGTMFISSGIPDLDKILGGGFSLGSLVMVMEDPEAPHHMLLLRNFMSQGLVQKQPLLYASASRDPKSFLGTLPSPASPKGDNKSSDLSHEKDLRIAWQYKKYFGEPQLNLNTNNGGQHDYCNDFDLRKPLDRHFFSGNNVDCVSIKDSPNLTALQDCCAGFLAKFSRNEGSISSAGRIAIQSFCSPQCKYSNEEWHMLSFIRSLKGMARSSNAVIVVTFPPSLLPPSCSKRLQHMADTLLSVKAIPDEDKELAKLLTGYQDMIGLLNVHKVARLNTQVPVILEATTFSIKLQKRRFLVLECLNQAPVDGSSGSSYGTSGGCSGSTKAGPLDF